One genomic region from Prevotella sp. Rep29 encodes:
- a CDS encoding smalltalk protein — protein MKNINQSKWRLILKAVLAIITALLGVIGGAAVGIGGA, from the coding sequence ATGAAAAACATCAATCAATCTAAATGGCGGCTGATACTGAAAGCCGTCCTGGCAATCATCACCGCCCTGCTCGGAGTGATAGGCGGTGCCGCAGTGGGAATCGGGGGAGCTTAG
- the ybeY gene encoding rRNA maturation RNase YbeY, translated as MITYNCDGIRMPAFHKRAITAWIRRVAATYGKRVGDIGYMFVSDERILEVNRTYLHHDYYTDIITFDYTEGDTIHGDIVISIDTVRSNAEKFGKPYDEELRRVIIHGILHLCGINDKAPGEREQMELAEDKALYLIKN; from the coding sequence ATGATTACCTACAACTGCGACGGCATCCGAATGCCAGCCTTCCACAAACGAGCCATCACCGCATGGATTCGGCGCGTGGCTGCCACCTACGGCAAGCGCGTGGGCGACATCGGCTACATGTTTGTCTCCGACGAGCGGATTCTGGAAGTCAACCGCACCTACCTCCACCACGACTACTACACCGACATCATCACCTTCGACTATACCGAGGGCGACACCATCCACGGCGACATCGTCATCTCCATAGACACGGTGCGCAGCAATGCCGAGAAGTTCGGCAAGCCCTACGACGAGGAGCTCCGTCGCGTCATCATCCACGGCATCCTCCACCTCTGCGGAATCAACGACAAGGCGCCGGGCGAACGCGAGCAGATGGAACTCGCCGAAGACAAGGCACTTTATTTAATTAAGAATTGA
- the coaD gene encoding pantetheine-phosphate adenylyltransferase: MKTALFTGTFDPFTIGHADIVRRALALFDHIIIGVAVSELKHTKQEADQRLQTIKRLYDDNPAVEVVSYSDLTVDLAKRTNASCIIRGVRSVKDFEYERDQAEVNRQLGGIETLLLFADPQTAHISSTLVRELQFFGQDVSKYLP; this comes from the coding sequence ATGAAGACAGCACTTTTCACAGGAACTTTTGACCCGTTCACGATTGGACATGCCGACATCGTTCGTCGAGCCCTTGCACTTTTCGACCATATTATTATAGGTGTGGCGGTCAGCGAACTGAAACACACGAAGCAGGAAGCCGACCAACGCCTGCAAACCATCAAGCGGCTGTACGACGACAACCCCGCGGTGGAGGTTGTGTCATACAGCGACCTGACTGTTGACCTGGCGAAGCGCACGAATGCCAGCTGTATCATTCGTGGCGTCCGCTCGGTAAAAGATTTCGAGTATGAGCGCGACCAGGCGGAAGTCAACCGCCAGCTCGGTGGCATTGAGACCCTCCTGCTGTTTGCCGACCCGCAGACGGCGCACATCTCCTCGACACTCGTTCGCGAACTGCAGTTTTTCGGTCAAGACGTGAGCAAATATCTCCCATAA
- the ruvB gene encoding Holliday junction branch migration DNA helicase RuvB gives MQDDFDIRQETVSSSEKEFENALRPLRFDDFSGQQKVVENLEVFVEAAKYRGEPLDHTLLHGPPGLGKTTLSNIIANELGVGFKISSGPVLDKPGDLAGILTSLEPNDVLFIDEIHRLSPVVEEYLYSAMEDYRIDIMIDKGPSARSIQIDLNPFTLVGATTRSGLLTAPLRARFGINLHLEYYEPETLTRILKRSAGILQVPITDDAAVEIARRSRGTPRIANALLRRVRDFAQVKGNGSIDTDIARISLTALNIDQYGLDEIDNKILLTIIDKFRGGPVGISTIATAIGEEAGTLEEVYEPYLIMEGFIKRTPRGRMVTELAYQHLGRNPYRNSSMEPGFFD, from the coding sequence ATGCAAGACGATTTTGACATCAGACAGGAGACGGTTTCTTCATCGGAGAAGGAGTTTGAGAACGCCCTTCGTCCGTTGCGGTTCGATGACTTCAGCGGTCAGCAGAAGGTGGTGGAAAACCTGGAAGTGTTTGTTGAAGCAGCGAAATATCGTGGCGAACCGCTTGACCACACGCTCCTTCACGGTCCTCCAGGACTCGGAAAGACCACTTTGTCGAACATCATTGCCAACGAATTGGGCGTAGGGTTCAAAATCAGCAGCGGTCCGGTGCTTGACAAGCCGGGCGACCTTGCCGGCATCCTTACTTCGTTAGAGCCCAACGATGTGCTTTTCATTGATGAGATTCACCGCCTCTCGCCCGTCGTAGAAGAATATCTCTATTCGGCGATGGAGGACTATCGCATTGATATCATGATAGATAAAGGTCCGTCTGCCCGTTCGATTCAGATTGACCTCAACCCCTTCACGCTTGTCGGAGCCACCACGCGCAGCGGTCTGCTCACCGCTCCGTTGCGTGCCCGCTTTGGCATCAATCTCCATTTGGAATATTACGAGCCGGAGACGCTGACCCGCATCTTGAAGCGCTCGGCGGGCATCCTTCAGGTGCCCATCACCGACGATGCGGCGGTAGAGATTGCCCGCCGTTCGCGCGGTACGCCTCGTATTGCCAATGCCCTGTTGCGCCGTGTGCGCGATTTTGCGCAGGTAAAGGGAAACGGGAGCATCGATACCGACATCGCCCGCATCTCGCTGACGGCGCTGAACATCGACCAGTACGGCCTCGACGAGATAGACAACAAGATTCTCCTGACCATCATCGACAAGTTCCGTGGCGGTCCGGTAGGCATCTCCACGATTGCCACCGCCATCGGCGAGGAAGCCGGCACGCTCGAAGAGGTTTATGAGCCCTATCTCATCATGGAGGGATTCATCAAGCGGACCCCTCGCGGACGAATGGTGACCGAGCTTGCCTACCAGCATCTCGGACGCAATCCATACCGAAATTCCTCGATGGAACCGGGCTTTTTTGACTAA